One window of Enterobacter sp. RHBSTW-00175 genomic DNA carries:
- a CDS encoding YgjP-like metallopeptidase domain-containing protein, with protein MNQLTYLQGYPEHLLSQVRSLIAEQKLGTVLEKRYPGTHDFATDKALWQYTQDLKSRYLKSAPPINKVMYDNKIHVLKNALGLHTAISRVQGGKLKAKAEIRVATVFRNAPEAFLRMIVVHELAHLKEKEHDKAFYSLCCHMEPQYHQLEFDTRLWLTHLSLNGNAQ; from the coding sequence ATGAACCAACTTACTTATCTCCAGGGCTACCCGGAGCATTTACTTTCTCAGGTTCGCAGCCTGATTGCCGAGCAAAAGCTGGGCACGGTGCTGGAAAAACGCTACCCGGGCACCCATGATTTCGCGACCGATAAAGCGCTCTGGCAGTATACGCAGGATCTTAAAAGCCGGTACCTGAAGAGTGCGCCGCCGATCAATAAGGTGATGTACGACAACAAGATCCACGTGCTGAAAAACGCGCTCGGTCTGCATACTGCCATCTCCCGCGTACAGGGGGGCAAGCTAAAGGCGAAAGCCGAGATCCGTGTGGCGACCGTGTTCCGTAACGCGCCAGAAGCATTTCTGCGGATGATCGTAGTGCATGAACTGGCGCACCTGAAGGAGAAAGAGCACGACAAGGCGTTCTATTCCCTGTGCTGCCACATGGAGCCGCAGTACCACCAGCTCGAGTTTGATACCCGCCTGTGGCTTACGCATTTATCGTTAAATGGTAATGCGCAATAG
- a CDS encoding TerC family protein, protein MHSVGTPMLWGGFAIVVLIMLAIDLFLQGRRGAHGMTMKQAAVWSLVWVTLSLLFCAAFWWYLASTEGRAVADPQALAFLTGYLIEKALAVDNVFVWLMLFSYFAVPAALQRRVLVYGVLGAIVLRTIMIFAGSWLITQFEWLLYVFGAFLLFTGIKMALAKEDGSAIGDRPLVKWIRGHLRMTDKIESEHFFVRKNGLMFATPLLLVLILVELSDVIFAVDSIPAIFAVTTDPFIVLTSNLFAILGLRAMYFLLAGAAERFSMLKYGLSVILVFIGIKMLIVDFYHIPIAISLGVVFGILFVTLIINTWVNRQHDKKQQV, encoded by the coding sequence ATGCATTCTGTCGGCACTCCAATGTTGTGGGGCGGATTCGCGATCGTCGTGCTTATCATGCTGGCGATAGACCTCTTTTTGCAGGGACGTCGCGGCGCACATGGCATGACCATGAAACAGGCTGCCGTTTGGTCGCTGGTATGGGTTACCCTCTCTCTTCTCTTTTGTGCCGCCTTTTGGTGGTATCTGGCCTCAACCGAAGGCCGCGCGGTTGCCGATCCTCAGGCGCTGGCGTTCCTCACGGGTTATTTGATTGAAAAAGCGCTGGCCGTGGATAACGTCTTCGTCTGGCTGATGCTGTTCAGTTACTTCGCCGTTCCTGCCGCACTGCAACGCCGCGTACTGGTATACGGCGTGCTGGGGGCGATCGTTCTGCGTACCATCATGATCTTTGCCGGCAGCTGGCTGATAACCCAGTTCGAATGGCTGCTGTATGTCTTCGGCGCCTTCCTGCTGTTCACCGGGATCAAAATGGCGCTGGCGAAAGAAGACGGCTCCGCCATTGGCGATCGCCCGCTGGTGAAGTGGATCCGTGGACATCTGCGCATGACGGACAAGATCGAGAGCGAACACTTCTTCGTGCGAAAAAACGGTCTGATGTTTGCCACACCGTTGCTGCTGGTACTGATTCTGGTTGAGCTGAGCGACGTTATTTTCGCGGTAGACAGTATTCCGGCTATCTTCGCGGTGACCACTGACCCGTTCATTGTGCTGACCTCTAACCTGTTCGCGATCCTTGGCCTGCGTGCGATGTACTTCCTGCTGGCGGGCGCGGCAGAGCGCTTCTCGATGCTGAAATACGGCCTGTCGGTGATCCTGGTGTTTATCGGTATCAAGATGCTGATTGTCGATTTCTACCATATCCCGATCGCCATTTCGCTCGGAGTGGTGTTTGGCATTCTGTTCGTGACGCTGATTATCAATACCTGGGTTAATCGCCAGCACGATAAGAAGCAGCAGGTGTAG
- a CDS encoding Gfo/Idh/MocA family protein: protein MIRFAVIGTNWITRQFVDAAHETGKYKLTAVYSRSLEQAQIFANDYLVEHLFTSLDEMAQSDAIDAVYIASPNSLHFPQTKLFLSHKKHVICEKPLASNIQEVEAAIALARENQVVLFEAFKTASLPNFLLLQQSLPKLGNVRKAFINYCQYSSRYQRYLDGENPNTFNPAFSNGSIMDIGFYCLASAVALWGEPHSVTATASLLESGVDAHGVVVLDYGDFSVTLQHSKVSDSVLPSEIQGEAGSLVIEKISECQKVSFVPRGGKAQELTQPQHINTMLYEAEVFARLVENNEVNHPGLSVSRTTAKLQTEIRRQTGVVFPADDVSAKAIA from the coding sequence ATGATACGTTTCGCAGTCATTGGTACGAACTGGATCACACGCCAGTTCGTCGACGCCGCCCACGAAACCGGCAAATATAAGCTCACCGCAGTCTATTCCCGCAGCCTTGAGCAGGCGCAGATCTTCGCGAATGATTATCTGGTCGAACACCTGTTCACTTCGCTTGATGAGATGGCCCAAAGTGATGCCATTGATGCGGTCTATATCGCCAGCCCTAACTCCCTGCACTTTCCGCAAACGAAGCTGTTCCTCAGCCATAAAAAACATGTGATTTGCGAGAAGCCGCTGGCCTCCAATATTCAGGAAGTAGAAGCCGCTATCGCCCTGGCGCGTGAAAATCAGGTGGTGCTGTTCGAAGCGTTCAAAACCGCCAGCCTGCCGAACTTCCTGCTGTTGCAGCAGTCCCTGCCGAAGCTTGGCAACGTGCGTAAGGCTTTCATCAACTACTGCCAGTACTCGTCGCGCTACCAGCGCTACCTGGACGGCGAAAACCCGAATACCTTTAATCCGGCCTTCTCGAACGGGTCGATTATGGATATTGGCTTTTACTGTCTGGCCTCGGCAGTGGCGCTGTGGGGTGAGCCGCACAGCGTAACCGCCACGGCCAGCCTGCTGGAAAGCGGCGTAGATGCACACGGTGTCGTGGTGCTGGACTACGGTGATTTCAGCGTCACGCTGCAACACTCTAAAGTGAGTGATTCGGTGCTGCCGAGCGAAATTCAGGGTGAAGCCGGATCGCTGGTGATTGAGAAGATCTCTGAATGTCAGAAAGTGAGCTTCGTGCCGCGCGGCGGGAAAGCGCAAGAGCTGACGCAACCACAGCATATTAACACTATGCTCTATGAGGCAGAGGTCTTTGCACGGCTGGTAGAAAATAATGAAGTGAATCACCCTGGGCTTTCGGTAAGCCGCACCACGGCGAAGCTGCAAACAGAGATCCGCCGTCAGACTGGCGTGGTGTTCCCGGCAGACGACGTGAGCGCAAAAGCGATCGCGTAA